The genomic interval ACAATTCGAGATTGTAAAAGAACAAATGTCCGGAGGAATGAAGTATATTGGGATAATTGTTACACCAATCTTAGCACCGATTATTTGGATTATTTTAGCCCTGGTTTTGTGGCTTTTTTCAAAAATAACAATATCTGAAGGGATAGACTTTAAAAAGTCTTTCTCCATTGTTGCATGGAGTTCGCTGGTTACACTAATCAGCCTGATTTTAATAACGTTTTTAATTTATTCAAAAGGTACACCGCATGGAGTTGCTTTAGATTTATCGGCTTTAGTGGAAACCCCGCCCATTGGTGAGCCAAAATCAGTCTTATATTTTTTCCTTAGTAAGATTGATCCATTTATTTTGTGGCAAATGTTTTTATGGGCCCTTGGATTAAGTGTAATGGGTAAAGTTGATCTTAAAAAAGGTATAATTCCTGTGGCTATTATATGGGGATTGTGGGTTTTAATTAGTGTTACTTTTGGCAGTTTTCTTAGCAATATGGGCTTGATGTAATTTTTAAACGGCTGTCTTTCTTATTACGAAAGGCAGCCGCTTTTAAGAATCCCATTATAAACCAGGTCAAAAACATTGTGTTTTTGGCTGGATAAAAAATCCTGCCGTTTATATTCTTTTGACCTATCCTGTGGTAACCTCTCCTTTTACATAATCAAACTCTGATCCCATCATACTGTGTGGAATAATAAAGATTGCTATAGTTATAAGTGCGGCAGCAATAAATAAAAATCGCCTCTCTTTTTTCCAGTTTCCAATAACTGCAATAACCCAGGCAACAACGGCTATCAAAGTTTTGTTATCGGTAAGGTCCCAACCAAAAGGAATTCCGGCCCAATATTCATTAAAGGCAAATTTTTGTACAATTGGCCCCATAATCATTCCGCCAATTATTAAGAACGCAAGCGTCAAAATACCATAAAATTTTTG from Calditrichota bacterium carries:
- a CDS encoding YIP1 family protein produces the protein MDNLINIFTTPAKAFESLNEKPTWLVPLLIVIVFAVGSQYILVDISLEYQLKTTEARPDMTDEQFEIVKEQMSGGMKYIGIIVTPILAPIIWIILALVLWLFSKITISEGIDFKKSFSIVAWSSLVTLISLILITFLIYSKGTPHGVALDLSALVETPPIGEPKSVLYFFLSKIDPFILWQMFLWALGLSVMGKVDLKKGIIPVAIIWGLWVLISVTFGSFLSNMGLM